ATTGGTAATTGTCAATGGTAGTTAAATGAGGTTTAAATTATTAAAGAACTTCAAAATCAAACTCACTGCTTCTTCATCAatatcatcatcgtcatcaggAATTGGGGGCGGattgaaaaagttgaaaaaGCTTTCACATTTTTCAGTCTTAGTGATAGGTTTGGAACTCTTAGATCCCTTTTTAGGCTTCTTCATCGTGATCTTCTGTGTCAAACACTTTCCTGGTATCCACTCAATTTCTGtcctaaaaaaaacaaaaattatattatcaattttttttagatgCGTCGTATCAGCTGTGTTGTAAAGGTTGTCAAAACAAAAGAATCGATATTTTATGCGCTGTAAAGGTGTAGCGTTTTGAGTTGTATCAAGGGATATTATATTATTCTACCGATATAATGGTGTTACCATAACCGTATCAAGGGATGTGGCAACCATAGTGTTAAGTGTAAAAATGAGTAAAAGGTTATGATCGCGGTAGCGGAACGGTGATGCGCTAACAGAGTGATGTGGTTATTATAACGTCTGAATATCAGTTGAATCATTAGATATCCCTTGAAAGGCCCAAAACGCGGGTTTTTTACCCCTTTACAAATCGAGAAATATCAAttcatttgttttgaaaacctttacaacgtggTTGATGCAATGCGATATCGCCTTATTTTTACATTATGGACTGACAACTGAAATATCTGGACCAAATTAACAAAAGCTTACCCAATTGCCTTATCAAGCATAGGCTCATCCTCATCAATCATGCGGTAGGTTTTAGTAAGAACCGTATTTCTAAAATAAAGATTTGTATCAAAAAAGAACTGAAGCTTAAAGCCCTTTGAATCATTAATCCTAGCACACTTTATATCTTTGAGATACTTGAGAGCTCCCTCATCCTGCTCCGTGATCTGAAATCCATAGGAATGTCACATTTACACTCTAATTCTTCAAGAACATTGAACAAGTGTACGGAAAAAGATTTCAACAATAATCTATAAGAATGCTCACCTCTTCAGCCAATACTTCATTGGTCTTCATAGCATTGAGCCAAAATTTTGGTACACCTTTCTCTGAAATAAGTATAGAAAAGAATAAAAGCATAGTCATAGTCATAGACTCATAGTCATCAACCTAATATCCCTAGTAGGGAGGAAGGTAGCAGATCGACCATACTCGTACTCCCTCCAAAGAGAGAGCAAAGGGTGAAATGAGCTTTAATGCTAGCTTATATTACCTCCTAGTGCTTTTTCTTCTCCTTCCTTTGTGGTTTTATTTCTAACTCCTTCAACTTCGACAATCCCATTAACAATATCATATCTCTGTCGCATAGAAACAAAAACAGGGTAAGTAAATTTCATAACTTTAGGTTTGATCTATCAAAGCAGAAATCAGGAAAGAACCAGACctttgcataaagtggttcataGAGTTTTTGATATTTAGCTTCAAGTGCAGCCCTTTCCTCAAAAAATTTAGCCTCAAGCACATCATGTTCGCCCTGATTGGAAACATTTGTTAGCAAGCCCTTTGATCATGGTGCAAAAACGAGCGTCGAAATCGGATAATATTTGTTTATCGCGGAACAGGTTGCAATTGTTATGCAGTATCAGGGGTACTCAAAATAAGATGAATGCCATTCTCAATAAAGAATCACTCCAAGTGTGCCATACAATAGTGTGAGGTGAAACGTTTTTTCTACCCCACAATCCCACACAATAAAAAAGCCAAAGACACAAGTTATAATCCATCAAAATAGCACAATTGTCTTCACCCAAAAGGCCAAAACCACCCCGACCCCACCAACCAGAATCCAAATGCATGATTTGACTAACAGTATTACAATTAAGGAATGTAGTAAAACTATTTCATcatcaaacaataaaataaaggaaaaaaagacATTAATTTGATAGATGAGAAGCGTATAGTGAAATTAATAATgtctaattttttcaaaaataaagtaaaattcaACTTGAATACCTCTATTTTAGGATATAAAATCAGTTGCCAATCAattcaaacataaaaatatgcaatacaaataaataattaccaaaaaaaaaagaaactgatgATGATCGAAAAGAGAGGGATTAAAAACCTGAATTCGTTGAAGAGCTTCAACACGCTTGAGAACATTTGGCGTCAAAGATTCAAAAGTATCTGAATCTTGTCCAGCAAAATTCAGCCACTTATTCTAACAGGTGCAAATAAAACCACAAAAccaatcaaaaccctaaaaaaatcattcaattaaaatcattgataaataaaatcccaaaaattaaaacaaataagaaaataaaaaagaccTTAAGCGCATCAACAAGACTTGCCCAATCGAATTCCCTCAAAGCTGcaaacaaaaccaaaatttaaataataaatagaaaaaatagaagaaaataaaaaagaaaagaaaagaaggcAAAGAATGAAACCGGCGGTAGCATGGATAGGATCAGACGtatgaaagtgatttttacTGATGATAATGTTGTTACTCCCcattatgaaaatttgattgAAGAGATGAATCGACGGTTCCTTCCTTTTTGTACTCCATAATTCATAGTACTTAGGAGTATTTATGTTTCTTCTCTCCTGAAGAATAGGATTATTGTTTCTGTTTCTTTGCTTCCATCCCGACTTTCTCTTAAtttctttctttaaatttgACTAATACGACGataaaaaaattctcaattccagatttatcaaaatttatttcTCAAACTAATGttcattaacaaaaaaattaattaattctatTTAATTATGATTTGGAAAGTTTAGAATCTCTTAAATCTCTCCTAAATAAAACTAAActaaaactaaattaattttaatttcaacatcaaatttatttaatttttatggaACAAGATTGATGACTCGATACAAGGGAAGGTCACTTGTAGTATTTGTCATAAAAAAAGTTCAGAACAAAAAAACATGTT
The sequence above is drawn from the Amaranthus tricolor cultivar Red isolate AtriRed21 chromosome 5, ASM2621246v1, whole genome shotgun sequence genome and encodes:
- the LOC130813877 gene encoding nucleosome assembly protein 1;4-like isoform X2 gives rise to the protein MGSNNIIISKNHFHTSDPIHATAALREFDWASLVDALKNKWLNFAGQDSDTFESLTPNVLKRVEALQRIQGEHDVLEAKFFEERAALEAKYQKLYEPLYAKRYDIVNGIVEVEGVRNKTTKEGEEKALGEKGVPKFWLNAMKTNEVLAEEITEQDEGALKYLKDIKCARINDSKGFKLQFFFDTNLYFRNTVLTKTYRMIDEDEPMLDKAIGTEIEWIPGKCLTQKITMKKPKKGSKSSKPITKTEKCESFFNFFNPPPIPDDDDDIDEEAAAKLQNLMEQDYEIGLTIRDKIIPHAVSWFTGEAAQGDEFDDINDDGDDEDDEEEEDDDDEDEEDAVVVKVVKKKGGI
- the LOC130813877 gene encoding nucleosome assembly protein 1;4-like isoform X1; the protein is MGSNNIIISKNHFHTSDPIHATAALREFDWASLVDALKNKWLNFAGQDSDTFESLTPNVLKRVEALQRIQGEHDVLEAKFFEERAALEAKYQKLYEPLYAKRYDIVNGIVEVEGVRNKTTKEGEEKALGEKGVPKFWLNAMKTNEVLAEEITEQDEGALKYLKDIKCARINDSKGFKLQFFFDTNLYFRNTVLTKTYRMIDEDEPMLDKAIGTEIEWIPGKCLTQKITMKKPKKGSKSSKPITKTEKCESFFNFFNPPPIPDDDDDIDEEAAAKLQNLMEQDYEIGLTIRDKIIPHAVSWFTGEAAQGDEFDDINDDGDDEDDEEEEDDDDEDEEDAVVVKVVKKGVHSNFLLQTSWSKKGGI